CGGCCCCGACGTCGTCGAGGTGCAGGAGGTCGACCTCGGCCAGCTGGCCCAGCAGCTCCTCGTAGCGGCGCTCGCTGCCCTCGTCGAACGTCGTGCGGATCTCGGTGAGCAGGCGCGGCAGCGAGTAGATCGCGACCGTCCGGCCCGCCTCGAGCGCGGTCCGCGAGACGATCATCGCCAGCGTCGTCTTGCCGGTGCCGACCGGGCCCTGCAGCCACAGGCCGCGGCCCTCGTCGAGCTGCTCGTCGATGGTGCGGGCGAAGCGGCGGACCTCGGCGACGATCTGCGGGCGGGGCATGTCCGAGACCGGCGGGCGGTCGAACGACGCGCCGCGGTAGCGCTTGGGGATCACCGCGCTGAGGCCCTTCGCGCGGCGCTCGGCGACGAGCTGCGCACGGCAGCGGCAGTGCGAGGCGGTGCGCGTGGTCTCGTCGACGACCATCCCGGTTCCGTCGCAGGCGCCCAACGGGCAGGTGCGCGC
The DNA window shown above is from Conexibacter sp. SYSU D00693 and carries:
- a CDS encoding ATP-binding protein → MARTCPLGACDGTGMVVDETTRTASHCRCRAQLVAERRAKGLSAVIPKRYRGASFDRPPVSDMPRPQIVAEVRRFARTIDEQLDEGRGLWLQGPVGTGKTTLAMIVSRTALEAGRTVAIYSLPRLLTEIRTTFDEGSERRYEELLGQLAEVDLLHLDDVGAEKTSPWVLEQLYSIVNTRYEEQRSIVLTTNLDDQELAEQIGARTTSRLEEMCDILPIGGHDRRRQGAVADDEPAGEPGFGAPLWDVA